The Methanorbis furvi region GAAGATCAGGCCGGAGAGCTACTGGATCGGGAATGCCGCCGGCAAGAGTGGTGAGTGCTCCATACGAGACAAAGCCCGGATTGTTGAAGATGACCTTTTCGCCTGAGTCGATCAGCGACTGAATCGCAATATTGAGTGCGCCTGATCCTCCGGCGGTGATGACAACATTTCCTGCACCGCAGGAAATGTTGTTCTCCCGCTGAAGTTTTGCGGCAACTGCTGCACGCAGTTCGTCAACTCCTGCGTTGTTGGTGTATCCAGTCTTTCCCCCGGCAAGGGCTGCGACTGCTGCGGCCTTGATATTTTCCGGGGTGTCAAAGTCAGGCTGGCCGAGTCCCATGTTGATGGCATCAGGTCCCGCTCCTTCAAACATTTTGCGGATACCTGAGATGTCAATTGCGGTTACACGTTTTGCAAACTGGGTCATGGTCTTACTCGATGTTGGTGTGGCGGCGTTTCAGATCGCTTTCTTCGGTTTTGGTCATGTCCATTAGGGTGGAGATGACAGCGTCGCCGAACATGAGGGAGCTTGTTTCAAAGATGGTGCCAAGCGGGGCGAACGAGCGGTGTTCGCCAAGCATCTGGCGGATCTCATACTCATGGGCGTCGCAGCTGACAGGATCTCTCTGGGTTTCGATCTTGATGACGAAGTCGGCGATTTTGCCGATGCGTGAGTCAGGGTTGGAGGAGATCAGGGCGACTTTTACGCCGAGGCTTTTTGCGGTTTCGGCGATGTCGCCGATGGTTTTGGTGTTGCCGGAGCCGGAGAAGGCAACGATCAGGTCGCCTTCACCGATTGCCGGGGTTATGGTTTCGCCAACGACATAGGAGGTGAGGCCCATGTGCATCAGACGCATGGCGAAGGATTTTGCAACCAGTCCGCTGCGGCCTGCTCCCATTACGTAGATGCGTTTTGCTTCAAGGATTGCCGCAAGAAACGCATCGATTTCACCGCTGGAGATCTGCCGGGAGATGGCATCGATTCGGGATGCCATTAAACTCATCATGTTTTTGACTGAGGCTCCGTGAGTCATACTGCTACTATATGGGTTGTGCAGATAGATGAGGGTATGGTGTTTGGGATGTTGCCTATTAATTCCTGCCGCCCACGGAAAATCTGAAAACACGGAAATATCACAGAAAAACATCACGGAGCAGACGTGAACAACACAGAATCCAAAAACAATTCATTTCCGTGATGTTCACGTCTGCTCCGTGATGTTTTTCTGTGATATTTCCGTGTTTTCAGATTTTCCGTGGGCGGAGCAACAAACAATACCGAACTGTGTCTACCCATAAACGAATTTATAGGCAAAGTCAAAAAAAATTTCAAAAAAAAAATCAGACATGCGGGATATCGGTATGTCCCGCAATCTCACTACTGATCGTCGCAAGATCAGCGATCGAAAGATCATGAATATCCGCATGCCCGGTTACGCGGGCAAACACCCGCAGCTCCTCAGTAGACACTGCAAAAAAGTTCGCGACCCGCAGTTCCCCCTCATCAATCGAAAGATTTGCACGAAGAGTTGCATCCTGCGTCGCAATTCCTGCCGGGCAGCGGCCATTGTGACAGACGCGGTGACGGTTACAGCCAAGAGCAATCAGTGCCGCAGAAGAAACTGCAACCGCGTCCGCACCAAGCGCAAGAGCCTTCACAAAATCTTTGCTCGTCCGAAGACCGCCCGTGATAATGAGATCAATTTCGGATTCATGTTCACGCAAAAACTTCGCCGCTCTTGCAAGAGCATACACCGTTGGAACACTTGACGCATCCTTCAGAAACTTCGGCGAGGAACCCGTTGCCCCGCCTCGTCCGTCGATCGTGACAAAATCAGGATCTGCCGCAACAATGAACGCAAGATCCTCCTCGATATGGCCTGCCGCAATCTTCACCCCGATCGGTCTTCCGCCGCTTCGCTCTCGAAGAGACGTGATCAGATTTTTCAGATCCTCAGGAGTATTGAGTCCCGGAAAATGCGAAGGACTCACCACATCCTCGCCGACCATCTTTCCCCGGATTTTTGCGATCTCATCCGTGACCTTTCGTCCCGGCAGATGACCACCCATCCCGGGTTTTGTTCCCTGCCCGATCTTGATCTCAATCGCATCCGCTTCGGAGAGATTCTGATCGTTCACGCTGTAGAGATTTGGCACATACTCAAAGATGTACTTGTATGCCGCAGCTTTTTCCTCAGGAAGGATGCCCCCTTCACCGCTGCACACTGCGGTTTTGGCAAGAGCAGACCCTTTTGCCAGAGCAATCTTTGCTTCGCGGGACAATGCCCCAAAACTCATGTGAGAGATATAGACGGGCGTTTCAAGAACCATCGGCTTTTTCGCATGTTTGCCGATAATCGTCTGCACATTCACAAACGAGCCGTCACCCAGCGGCTGTCTGGCAAGCTGCGCTCCGAGTACAAGAATGTCATCAAAAGAGGGGACCCTCATCAGGGTGTCCATGGGTTCGGTGATGCTTTTGCCGGTCGTTGCCATATAATGAATCTCATCAACGACACTGCTGCCAAGATACTCAGTTTCGGCAACGGGAGTTGAGGTGCAGGAGAACTGCGAGGTTGCGGCTGAGCAGATCGGACACTTCCAGGTCTTTGGGAGATCAGAGAACATTGTTGTGTCTGTCTCTGAAAATACATAGCCGCAGACCCCGCACTGGTATTCAGCCATAACTTTTCTCCAAAAAAAGTTAGTAGTTTCTGGCCTCGATTCGGAAGTAGGCCTTCGGGTGATCGCAGACCGGACAGACGTCTGGAGCGTTCTTTCCAAGAACTATGTGGCCGCAGTTTGCACACTGCCAGATGGCTTCGCTGTCGCGGGAGAAGACGATTGCCTGATCGATGTTTGCGAGAAGTTTGCGATACCGCTCTTCGTGATGCTTTTCGATTGCGCCAACCATTGCGAACAGTGCGGCAATCTCGTCGAATCCTTCTGCCTTTGCGTCTTTGGCAAAGTTTGCATACATGTCGGTCCATTCATAGTTCTCGCCATCTGCTGCGTCTTTGAGATTCTGCATGGTGTCAGGAACGCTGCCGCCGTGGAGCAGTTTGAACCAGATTTTTGCATGCTCTTTTTCGTTGTCAGCGGTCTCTTCAAAGAGGTCGGCAATCTGGTTGTAACCTTCTTTGCGGGCTTTGGATGCATAGTAGGTGTATTTGTTTCGTGCCTGGGACTCGCCGGCAAAGGCGGTCATCAGGTTTGCTTCGGTTTTGGATCCTTTCAGATTTGCCATTTTTCTGTAACCTCGTTTGAGTACTGTCTTCATATTGGTAATCGGCGGGTAAAAGTATTTTGCGGGGATCGTATTCATTTGCCGCCCACGGAAAAACGGAACACACAGAATTTCACAGAAAAACATCACGGAGCAGACGTGAACAACACGGAATTCTAAAATAATATATTTCCGTGATGTTCTTGTCTGCTCCGTGATGTTTTATTTCCGTGTGTTCTGTTTTTCCGTGGGAGGCGGGACTTGACGCAAAAA contains the following coding sequences:
- the hxlB gene encoding 6-phospho-3-hexuloisomerase, whose product is MSLMASRIDAISRQISSGEIDAFLAAILEAKRIYVMGAGRSGLVAKSFAMRLMHMGLTSYVVGETITPAIGEGDLIVAFSGSGNTKTIGDIAETAKSLGVKVALISSNPDSRIGKIADFVIKIETQRDPVSCDAHEYEIRQMLGEHRSFAPLGTIFETSSLMFGDAVISTLMDMTKTEESDLKRRHTNIE
- the rbr gene encoding rubrerythrin, producing the protein MNTIPAKYFYPPITNMKTVLKRGYRKMANLKGSKTEANLMTAFAGESQARNKYTYYASKARKEGYNQIADLFEETADNEKEHAKIWFKLLHGGSVPDTMQNLKDAADGENYEWTDMYANFAKDAKAEGFDEIAALFAMVGAIEKHHEERYRKLLANIDQAIVFSRDSEAIWQCANCGHIVLGKNAPDVCPVCDHPKAYFRIEARNY
- a CDS encoding glutamate synthase-related protein, producing MAEYQCGVCGYVFSETDTTMFSDLPKTWKCPICSAATSQFSCTSTPVAETEYLGSSVVDEIHYMATTGKSITEPMDTLMRVPSFDDILVLGAQLARQPLGDGSFVNVQTIIGKHAKKPMVLETPVYISHMSFGALSREAKIALAKGSALAKTAVCSGEGGILPEEKAAAYKYIFEYVPNLYSVNDQNLSEADAIEIKIGQGTKPGMGGHLPGRKVTDEIAKIRGKMVGEDVVSPSHFPGLNTPEDLKNLITSLRERSGGRPIGVKIAAGHIEEDLAFIVAADPDFVTIDGRGGATGSSPKFLKDASSVPTVYALARAAKFLREHESEIDLIITGGLRTSKDFVKALALGADAVAVSSAALIALGCNRHRVCHNGRCPAGIATQDATLRANLSIDEGELRVANFFAVSTEELRVFARVTGHADIHDLSIADLATISSEIAGHTDIPHV